A DNA window from Bacillota bacterium contains the following coding sequences:
- a CDS encoding sugar kinase, which produces MPQVLSLGELLVEVMRPAVDQPLDEPGQFVGPYPSGAPAIFIDAVARLGVSCGFLGVVGDDPFGRCILRRLRADGVDVRHIRTVAHRTTGIAFVCYRSDGSRQFLFHLPQSAAALLSPEDVRDEYLHGVKALHVTGSALSISDCAREACHRAVNLAKQHGAIVSFDPNVRPELLGLEAVRELCEPVLRACDVLLPSGGEATMLTGDADEEKACRHLVERGIPIVVLKRGAQGCVVFTDNEQVHIPAFPVTEVDPTGAGDAFAGGFVVAMLRGMSVTEAARFASAIGALAVTRQGPMEGLPTLAEVEAFLSAM; this is translated from the coding sequence ATGCCGCAGGTGCTTTCTCTGGGTGAGCTTCTGGTGGAGGTGATGCGCCCCGCTGTGGATCAGCCCCTGGATGAACCGGGGCAATTTGTGGGACCATACCCCAGCGGCGCACCGGCGATTTTTATCGATGCAGTAGCGCGATTAGGCGTTTCGTGTGGCTTCCTGGGCGTGGTGGGGGACGACCCGTTCGGCAGGTGCATTCTGCGTCGGCTGAGAGCAGATGGTGTGGATGTGCGCCACATACGCACGGTCGCACACCGGACGACCGGCATCGCTTTTGTTTGCTACCGTTCAGACGGCTCGAGGCAGTTTCTGTTTCATCTACCCCAGTCTGCCGCGGCTTTGTTAAGCCCCGAAGACGTGCGGGATGAATACCTGCACGGTGTGAAGGCGCTGCATGTCACCGGCTCGGCATTAAGCATCAGCGACTGCGCCCGGGAGGCCTGTCATCGAGCGGTAAATCTCGCCAAGCAGCACGGGGCGATAGTCAGCTTTGACCCGAATGTCCGACCGGAACTGCTGGGACTAGAGGCGGTTCGGGAGTTGTGCGAGCCGGTGCTGCGGGCTTGCGATGTGCTTTTGCCAAGCGGCGGCGAAGCAACCATGCTGACGGGCGATGCCGATGAGGAAAAGGCATGTCGTCATCTCGTGGAGAGGGGCATCCCGATTGTGGTGCTGAAGCGTGGTGCACAGGGGTGCGTGGTGTTCACCGATAACGAGCAGGTGCATATTCCTGCCTTCCCTGTGACGGAGGTAGATCCCACAGGAGCAGGTGATGCTTTCGCCGGCGGCTTCGTGGTTGCGATGCTGAGGGGGATGTCAGTGACAGAGGCGGCTCGATTCGCCAGCGCCATTGGAGCACTGGCAGTCACCAGGCAGGGACCCATGGAAGGGTTACCCACCCTTGCGGAGGTAGAGGCGTTCTTGTCGGCGATGTAG
- a CDS encoding class II fructose-bisphosphate aldolase — protein sequence MYLKEALESCRQRGAAILATNFYNAETLLAVLRAAREMRSVLILQTSPATLSYLGLETAVAMARAASREMGVTAWLHLDHARDPDLVRRCIETGYDSVMIDASEKDFDTNVRLTREVVALARPRGALVEAELGYVPKVGEREAQELDMTAPEQAKRFVQETGVDLLAVAIGNAHGFYKRQPQLDIGRLKAIRESVDAFLVLHGASGIPDDQWREAVRNGIVKVNFATEIKDAFMAYLREAIVRSDSIDIRQVFPPAMQAVTALVKGKLHLCGWQDSGITPANQSKNGL from the coding sequence ATGTATCTGAAAGAGGCTCTGGAGTCCTGTCGACAGCGTGGAGCGGCTATTCTGGCGACGAACTTCTATAATGCGGAGACCTTGCTGGCGGTGTTGCGCGCCGCCCGCGAGATGCGCTCAGTGTTGATTCTGCAAACATCACCCGCTACGCTAAGCTACCTCGGACTGGAAACGGCTGTGGCAATGGCTCGCGCCGCCAGTCGTGAGATGGGTGTCACAGCATGGTTGCACCTGGACCACGCGCGCGACCCAGACCTGGTGCGCCGGTGTATAGAGACCGGATACGACTCGGTCATGATCGATGCCAGCGAGAAGGATTTTGATACCAATGTGCGTCTTACCAGGGAAGTAGTTGCGCTGGCGCGTCCGCGAGGTGCTCTGGTGGAAGCCGAGCTGGGATATGTGCCGAAGGTGGGAGAACGTGAGGCACAGGAGTTGGACATGACTGCGCCCGAACAGGCGAAACGCTTTGTGCAAGAGACGGGCGTGGACCTGCTGGCGGTGGCCATCGGCAATGCGCACGGGTTCTACAAACGGCAGCCCCAGCTGGACATCGGGCGGTTGAAAGCCATTCGGGAGAGCGTGGATGCGTTTCTGGTGCTGCACGGCGCCTCAGGCATTCCGGACGACCAGTGGCGCGAGGCGGTGCGAAACGGCATTGTGAAGGTGAACTTCGCCACCGAAATCAAAGACGCCTTTATGGCTTACCTGCGCGAGGCTATCGTCCGCTCGGACAGTATCGATATCCGGCAGGTTTTTCCACCTGCCATGCAGGCGGTGACCGCGCTGGTGAAGGGCAAGTTGCACCTGTGCGGATGGCAGGATTCCGGCATTACCCCGGCAAACCAAAGCAAAAACGGTCTTTGA